A part of Candidatus Hydrogenedentota bacterium genomic DNA contains:
- a CDS encoding 4Fe-4S binding protein translates to MGHRVNPDKEYRLLQRRLDSMVTGAPDSPTLMQILRLLYTPEDAHLARRIPAKPTRLDTLAQKLETPVDELDARVTDMAARGLMMDFMYKNRRYVMLPPIVVGFFEFVFMRARDGMPMAELARLFDSYMNEDGHFGRAVFQGQTQIGRALVREDALPEGDHAEILDWERASRLLSSASALGVSLCACRHKQLHLGKACDRPLEVCLTLDSAAESMARAGIARPISNDEGVRILEQCREAGLVQIGDNVQHGVTYMCNCCGCCCGMLKAINTLGLPHAVVTSNWIMEVDPEKCKGCGRCVKACPINAVHLQEVDGVARKRKRAICNEELCLGCGVCYQACKSGGIRLKPRAQRVLTPETTFDRVVRMAIERGKLAQLIFSDPESLTHRSLGRMLGILENSPPWKAAMAIKPLRSAFLNRMIRLAGT, encoded by the coding sequence ATGGGCCACCGTGTGAATCCAGACAAGGAATATCGTCTGCTTCAGCGCCGTCTTGACAGCATGGTGACCGGCGCGCCGGACTCCCCCACGCTCATGCAGATTCTACGGCTGCTCTATACGCCCGAAGACGCGCATCTGGCGCGCCGCATCCCCGCGAAGCCGACCCGGCTCGACACGCTTGCGCAGAAACTGGAGACGCCGGTTGACGAACTCGACGCGCGCGTCACCGATATGGCCGCACGCGGTCTCATGATGGATTTCATGTACAAGAACCGGCGTTACGTCATGCTGCCGCCGATCGTGGTCGGTTTTTTCGAGTTCGTGTTCATGCGCGCCCGCGACGGCATGCCCATGGCCGAACTGGCGCGCCTTTTCGACTCCTACATGAACGAAGACGGCCATTTCGGCCGCGCGGTGTTTCAAGGCCAGACGCAGATCGGCCGGGCGCTCGTCCGCGAAGACGCGCTACCGGAGGGCGACCATGCCGAAATCCTCGACTGGGAGCGCGCCAGCCGCCTGCTGAGTTCCGCCTCGGCTCTTGGCGTATCCTTGTGCGCGTGCCGCCACAAGCAACTGCACCTTGGCAAAGCCTGCGACCGGCCGCTGGAGGTCTGCCTCACGCTGGACTCCGCCGCCGAATCCATGGCGCGCGCGGGCATCGCGCGCCCGATTTCGAATGACGAAGGCGTGCGCATCCTCGAACAGTGCCGGGAAGCGGGCCTCGTGCAGATCGGCGACAACGTGCAGCACGGCGTCACATACATGTGCAACTGCTGCGGCTGCTGCTGCGGCATGTTGAAGGCCATCAACACGCTCGGGCTGCCCCACGCCGTCGTCACGTCCAATTGGATCATGGAAGTCGACCCCGAAAAGTGCAAAGGCTGCGGACGCTGCGTCAAGGCTTGCCCGATTAATGCCGTCCACTTGCAGGAGGTCGATGGCGTCGCCCGCAAGCGGAAGCGCGCGATCTGTAATGAAGAACTCTGCCTGGGCTGCGGCGTGTGTTATCAGGCCTGCAAATCGGGCGGCATCCGGCTCAAGCCGCGCGCGCAACGCGTGCTGACGCCCGAGACAACCTTCGACCGCGTCGTGCGCATGGCCATCGAGCGCGGCAAACTGGCGCAACTCATCTTCAGCGATCCGGAAAGCCTGACGCACCGCTCGCTGGGCCGCATGTTGGGCATCCTGGAAAATTCGCCGCCCTGGAAAGCGGCCATGGCCATCAAGCCGCTGCGCTCCGCATTTCTCAACCGCATGATCCGCCTGGCCGGGACATGA
- a CDS encoding right-handed parallel beta-helix repeat-containing protein produces the protein MRSRGNPRHFCFCCACALLAAFAAQADVSLFVSPKGNDAWSGRIAEPSRDGTDGPFATIQHARDVVRTLPKDYPIMVFVREGVYPVAEPIRFAPEDSGGPNGPVIYTAYRSEKPVLHGGRVVTGWTQDGGVWSADLPDVREGRWDFSALWVNGERRQPARTPNCANPAGDFPPDTDFFSIDGPVMELSATSGKEEASATKFRFREGDMQQWPGLQNAVFVVFHAWATSLLRVKNIDWDNRVVEFTGPARWPFARWRADQWYFIEHLREGLDAPGEWYLDRAAGKLYYMPMPGEDMNAAEVVAPVARQFLLVEGDAAQGEFVERIYFRGLRFEYGEWPIEPEGHSDAQAAFTVPGAIEMTGARSCGLQECAIAHVGTYAVWFHHGSKDCWMRQCEAFDLGGGGVRIGEGADPASQLEAAERNTVDNCCLHDGGRIFREAVGVWIGRSSYNRVSRNDVGDFRYSGMSVGWSWGYAPSSAHHNIIEYNHIHDIGKGQLGDMGGIYTLGISPGTVLRGNYIHDVLCHPKLYGGWGLYTDEGSSGIVLENNVVVHTRTGGFHQHYGKENIVRNNIFAFSETEQVIRSRQEEHISFFFENNIVYFSNGRLLGSNWSNGNYRMNRNVYWDTSGAEIEFAGKTFDEWRAAGFDTDSQIADPLFVDLLGGNFALQAESPALALGFRPINMDKVGLYGEAAWVKKAGGSPCLPFTPPAPPAPVSFADDFESTDIGAVANVATTNGEEGEAQIRVTDETAASGARSLKCVDRPGLAHAFNPHLVYQPGARAGVAVGKCALRIEQGTAFYIEWRDSREPYRVGPSLWFDGAGGLSVKGAPVANVPVGQWFRLEITCSLGRQANGAWDLKVTQTDGAEQVFPGLACGNPAFNRVDWLGFVAHADAPGVFYLDDISLEVK, from the coding sequence ATGCGCTCGCGAGGAAATCCACGCCACTTCTGCTTTTGCTGCGCCTGTGCCCTGCTGGCCGCGTTTGCCGCGCAGGCCGATGTGTCCCTCTTCGTCTCGCCCAAGGGCAATGACGCGTGGTCGGGCCGCATCGCGGAGCCGTCGCGCGATGGAACGGACGGGCCCTTCGCAACTATTCAGCACGCGCGCGACGTCGTGCGCACGCTGCCGAAGGACTACCCGATTATGGTATTCGTGCGGGAAGGCGTCTACCCAGTCGCCGAACCGATCCGCTTCGCGCCCGAGGATTCCGGCGGCCCGAACGGGCCCGTTATTTATACCGCGTACCGGAGCGAGAAGCCTGTCCTGCACGGCGGTCGCGTCGTCACGGGCTGGACGCAGGATGGCGGCGTCTGGAGCGCGGATCTGCCGGATGTGCGCGAGGGCCGCTGGGATTTCAGCGCGCTTTGGGTCAATGGGGAACGGCGCCAGCCGGCGCGCACGCCGAACTGCGCCAATCCCGCGGGCGATTTCCCGCCGGACACGGACTTTTTTAGCATTGACGGGCCCGTGATGGAACTCAGCGCCACTTCGGGCAAGGAGGAGGCAAGCGCGACGAAGTTCCGCTTCCGCGAGGGCGATATGCAGCAGTGGCCCGGCCTGCAGAACGCGGTATTCGTTGTCTTTCATGCGTGGGCAACCTCGTTGTTGCGCGTGAAAAACATCGATTGGGACAATCGCGTCGTCGAGTTCACCGGCCCGGCCCGATGGCCCTTCGCGCGCTGGCGCGCCGACCAGTGGTATTTCATCGAGCATTTGCGTGAAGGGCTGGACGCGCCCGGCGAATGGTATCTGGACCGCGCCGCGGGCAAGCTGTATTATATGCCGATGCCCGGCGAGGACATGAACGCGGCGGAAGTCGTCGCGCCGGTAGCTCGGCAATTCCTGCTGGTCGAAGGCGACGCCGCGCAGGGCGAGTTTGTCGAGCGCATCTATTTCCGCGGGCTGCGCTTTGAATATGGCGAATGGCCCATCGAGCCGGAAGGGCACAGCGACGCGCAGGCGGCCTTCACCGTGCCCGGTGCCATCGAGATGACCGGCGCGCGGTCTTGCGGCTTGCAGGAGTGTGCCATCGCGCACGTGGGTACGTATGCCGTCTGGTTCCATCACGGCAGCAAGGACTGCTGGATGCGCCAGTGCGAAGCCTTCGATCTCGGCGGCGGCGGCGTGCGCATCGGCGAGGGCGCGGACCCGGCCTCGCAACTGGAAGCGGCCGAGCGCAACACGGTCGACAACTGCTGTCTCCACGACGGCGGGCGCATCTTCCGCGAGGCAGTGGGCGTGTGGATTGGCCGAAGCTCCTACAACCGCGTCTCGCGCAATGACGTGGGCGACTTCCGCTACTCCGGCATGTCCGTGGGCTGGTCCTGGGGCTATGCGCCGAGTTCCGCGCACCACAACATCATCGAATACAACCACATCCACGACATCGGCAAGGGCCAGCTCGGCGACATGGGCGGCATCTACACGCTCGGCATCTCGCCGGGCACGGTCCTGCGCGGCAATTACATTCACGACGTGCTCTGTCACCCGAAACTCTACGGCGGCTGGGGTCTCTACACGGACGAGGGCAGTTCGGGCATCGTGCTGGAGAACAACGTCGTGGTCCATACGCGCACCGGCGGTTTCCACCAGCATTACGGCAAGGAAAATATCGTGCGCAACAATATCTTCGCTTTCTCGGAGACGGAGCAGGTCATCCGGTCGCGCCAGGAGGAACACATCTCGTTTTTCTTTGAGAACAACATCGTCTACTTCAGCAATGGCCGCCTGCTCGGCAGCAACTGGTCGAACGGCAATTACCGCATGAACCGGAATGTCTACTGGGACACTTCCGGCGCGGAAATCGAGTTTGCCGGGAAGACCTTCGACGAATGGCGCGCCGCCGGATTCGATACGGACTCGCAAATCGCCGACCCGCTGTTCGTCGACCTGCTCGGCGGCAATTTCGCGCTCCAGGCCGAGTCGCCCGCGCTTGCGCTCGGTTTCAGGCCCATCAACATGGACAAGGTCGGCCTCTACGGCGAAGCGGCGTGGGTGAAAAAGGCCGGCGGGTCGCCGTGCCTGCCGTTCACGCCGCCGGCGCCGCCGGCGCCGGTGTCCTTCGCCGATGACTTCGAGTCCACCGACATCGGCGCGGTCGCGAACGTCGCCACGACCAACGGCGAAGAAGGCGAGGCGCAAATCCGCGTCACGGACGAAACCGCCGCGTCCGGCGCGCGCAGCCTCAAATGCGTGGACCGGCCCGGACTCGCTCATGCGTTCAATCCGCACCTCGTCTACCAGCCCGGCGCGCGCGCGGGCGTCGCCGTCGGCAAATGCGCGCTGCGCATCGAGCAGGGGACGGCTTTCTACATCGAGTGGCGCGACAGCCGCGAACCCTACCGCGTGGGGCCGAGCCTCTGGTTCGACGGCGCGGGCGGCCTCAGCGTGAAGGGCGCGCCCGTCGCCAACGTGCCCGTGGGACAATGGTTCCGCCTCGAAATCACCTGTTCGCTCGGACGCCAGGCCAACGGCGCATGGGATCTCAAGGTGACCCAAACCGACGGCGCGGAACAGGTCTTCCCGGGTCTCGCCTGCGGCAACCCGGCCTTCAACCGCGTCGACTGGCTCGGCTTCGTCGCCCACGCCGACGCACCCGGCGTCTTCTATCTGGACGACATCAGCCTCGAAGTAAAATGA